GTCCCGACCAGGCCGGCGGAGGTCGAGCACGCCCCGCCCCCAGCCGGACGTCGGTCGAGCCCTGGGTCTGCGCGGTCGGCGATAGCACGCTCAGCGCGGTTCCGGCTGAAGAGCGTTCGGTGGGCCGCCACCACGCATGATCTTTTGCCAGTTGACCGAATTAATCGCGACCAATAAAGACGGCGCATTTCACGCGCGATGTGGCGCACGTTACTTGACCTGTCCGCCGAGAAGCGGTTTTACTTCGGCTGCGCGTTCCGCTACCGGCCAGTAGATGATCTGCGCACATCCAGCCACGAGGGCGGGCGCGCCCATTGTTCCCCTGTCGCGGGCGACATCGTCGCCGTGATCGACGGTGGGTGCCGCCTGCCGTAATGGGAGTTCGGCATGACCCTGCCCAAACGAAATGAACGCGCTCGGCGCCGCTTCGCGCGACGCGGCCGGACCCGCACGACCCTGGCCCTCATCGCGGCCGTCGTGACCGCGGCGGCGCTCGTGACCCCGACCGCGGCGGCCATCCCCGACCCGGCCGCCGCCCCGGTCGGGGGCGGCCGGGTCCAGTCGTTCTGGCTGCACTGGAACAACACCGCGGTCTCGGACGCCACCCTCGCCCGCGAGGCCCAACGGCGCGGCTACGTGGTGCTCAACGCCTGGGAGGGCGATCTGGCCGCGAGGTTCAAGGCCGCCAACCCGGCGATCCGGGTGTTCGTCTACAAGGACCTCTCCTCGACCCGGTCCTACGCGTGCCACAACGGCGTGGACGACGCGCACCTGCCCGCCGGCATCGGTTTCTGCGCGGCCGAGCGCGACCACCCCGAGTGGTTCCTGCTCGACCCGCAGGGCCACCGGTTCGAATACAGCGGCTATTCCGGCCACTGGCAGATGGACGTCGGCAACACCGCCTATCAGGACGCGTGGGCCAAGAATGTGATCGCCAGTGCCCGGGCGGGCGGCTTCGACGGCGTGTTCATGGACAACGCGCTGTTCCCCTGCGACGCCTACCACGAGGGCGTGTGCCCGGCGAAGTACCCGACCGACGCCGCCATCCAGGACGCCTACGAGTCGATGCTGGCCAACACCCGCGACGATTTCGTCGCCGCCGGCCTGAAGACGGTCGCGAACCTGGCCAACGCGCGGCTGCACGCCGGCGCCTGGGACGCCTACACCGAGCACCTCGACGGCGGCTTCGACGAGTGGTGGCTGACCTTCGGCGACGGCGACCTCCTCTCCGAGTACCCGGAGGGCTGGAGCAGGCAGGTCGCCGAGATCGCCTCCAACGAGGCGCGCGGCAAGATGACCTGGGTGCAGCCGCACTTCAGCGCGGGCGCCGAGCGGCCCTACCGGTACGCCCTGGCCAGCTACCTGCTCGCCGCCGGCGGGCGGTCCGCGATCGCCGAGATCGACCGGACCGACGGCTACGGTGACGCCTCGCCGTGGCACGCCGAGTACGACTGGGACCTCGGGGCGCCCATCGGCGCGTACCGGGCGGTGGCGCGCAACGTCTACCAGCGCGACTTCGCCTGCGGCACGGTCGTGGTCAACGCCAACCGGACGGACACGGCCGCGGTGACCGTGCGGGTGGACGGCACCCACACCGACGAGCGCGGTTCCTCGGTGACCTCCGTGGCGCTGCGCGGCACCTCGGGGTCGATCCTGCGCAAGCGGTGCTGACGGCCGAATCCGCCCGGGCACCGCGGTGCGCGGCGTCGACGGTGGTGAATTCGTGGGTGGGAGTTCGTTTTGGGAAGGATTTTCACCCGTCAGCCGACAAAGAGGTCATGAACGTCCGGCGCGTACGCGCCGCGGCCGAAGCGCACGTCGGCGCAGCCGACGAGCACCAAGCCCGCCAGCAACGGCAGGATCGTGGCCCCCTCGACCGCCAACGCGCTCACCAGCGCGAACCACAGCAGCAGTCTCATGAGAGAAGAGTAGGGAGATTCCGCTCACACACGTAGAGAATTTGGGGAAGATTTGAGGTAAGGCCCCGCGGGCCGCAATTTTGCGGCCCGCGGGGCCCGCTTCGTTTCGTTGCGAATACACCGCGCGACGCAGGGTCACCGCGGACGTCGTCCGGCGCGGACCGGGGCCCCGGCCGGGGGCGGCGCGCCCGGACACCCGGCTCCGCCTGCCGCGCCCCTCCACTTCCACCCCGGTGATCACGGCCCGGTTGCGAACCCCCGGCGCTGATCTTTTTGTCGGACCCCGTCGCTAACCTCCCGCCAAACGTCGTGAACGAATCGCAGGAGGAACCGTGGGCTGGCTCGACGCCGCGTCCGGGTACCAGGTGCGGCTGGGGGAGAACGGGCGCGTCCAGTGCCGCAACGGCAAGGGCAAGCTCCTCTCCTCGGTACCCGCTTCGCTCAAGGACGACCCGCGGGTCGTCCAGCTGCGCCAGCTCGCCGAGTGGCTGGCCCGCCACGAGGCCGAGTGCCTGTCCACAGTGGACCAGTGGATGGTGCGCTCGCTGCCGGTGCCCACCGCCCTGCTGGCCGAGGTCTGGGCGGACGCCGCGTGGGCGTCCGCCCTGCGCGACCTCGTCGTCATCGCCGCCGACGAGGTCGGCTTCCTGCGCGACGCCGACCCCGAGCGCGGCCTCGGCCTGGTCAACCTCGACGGCGACACGGTCCGGCTCCGCCCCGACACCGTGCGCGTCCCGCACCCCGTGCTGCTCGACGACCTGGGGGAGCTGCGCGAGTTCGGCGCCGAGCTGGGCGTGGAGCAGAAGGTGCAGCAGCTGTTCCGGCAGACCTTCGCCCGCCCCGCCGAACCCGCGGCCGGCACGTCGGTCGGCGACTACCGGGGCGGGAGGTTCGAACAGCTCAACCACGCCCTGGGCCGGTGCCGCTCGCTGGGCTACCCGGTGCGCGGCGGCGACGCGGTCTACGCCGCGTTCGAGGGCGGCCGGGTCGTGGAGGCCCGCTACTGGCTCGGCTCGGACTACCCCGAGGGCGAGACCTGGACCGGTGACCTGCGCTGGGTCCTGGAGGACGGAACCGCGCTGCCGCTCGCCGACGTCGGGCCGGTCGCGTGGTCCGAGGGGATGCGCATGGCCTCGGCGATCCACGCCGGGCGCGTGGTCGAGGAAGCGGCGGTGGCCTGATGGACGACAAGGCGCTGATCAACGCCGGGGCCGTGCTGCCCGGCACCGGCACGGCGGGTGAGGACCGCGACGCGGTCACCGCCCGCCACTACACCCACCCGGCGCTGGACGACCGCGTGGTGGTGCGGCTGACGCCCGCCGTGCTCGGCGCGGCCGAGGACCTGACCTGCGAGTACCTGGGCTTCGCGGCACCGGCGAGGGTCGCGGAGGTGGGTACCGGGCGGCGCAGCGCGCTCGGCTTCCCCGCCTGGGCGCTGGTGCACGACCCGGCCAACGCCCACCACGCGCTCAACCTCGTCAAGGACGTCGAGCGCCTGGCCCGCACCGCGAAGTCCCGCGCGGGCGCGGCCAAGGACGGCTTCACCGCGCTGGGCGACATGCTCGGCCGCTCCGCACCGCACTTCCTGCCCACCTTCTACGAGCAGGCCGGCCGGATCTTCCTGGAGCACGGCAACCAGAACTACGCGGCGAGCATGTTCGGCAAGGCCCGCGAGGCCGAGCGGGTGCACGACCTGGCCGTGGACCCCGAGCGGACCCGCGAGGTGTTCCTGGAGTTCGCCTTCGCCGGCGCGCTGACCGCCAAGGCCCTGTCCGAGTACTCGAAGAGCCTGGCGCGCAAGCACGACCCGGACTCGGCCTACGAGCTGTTCCTCACCCTGTGCGTGGAGCGCACCCGCGGCGGCCTGCCGCCCTACACCGGGATGCCCGAGGACCTGCGCCGGCTGGCCAAGGCCGCCAAGCGCACCGCGCGCGCCGAGGACGAACGGCTGCTGCGCGCGATCCTCGACAGCGCCGCGATCAACCGCGCGGGCGCGGCGTTCTGGAAGTCCTACCGGGACTCCCTGGTCTCGATCGCCAAGGCCGACGCCGGGGTGCGCGCGCGGCTGCTCGCGTTCGTGCCCGACTCGACCGCCGCGCTGGACCCGTGGTTCGACCTCCTCGACGAGTGCGGCGCCACCCGCGCGCTCACCGGACCACCGGGCGAGGTGCCCGCCGACCCGGCCGGGTGGCTGGCGTCCGTGCTCGCGGTGCGCTCCGGCGGCTGGCGGGAGACCGGCCGCTCCACCAGGTTGCTGGACCTGGTCGGGCGGATGGTCGACCGGCTGGTCGCCGACGGCGTGCCGGTGCGCGCGCTGCGGTCCTGGCGGCAGGGCGAGCTGGACCTGCTGGACCTGCTGGTCGCCCACGGCGTGCCGATCGCCGCCGGGAAGCGCTGGAACAACCAGTTCGACGTCGACGGCTGGCTGGGCGACCAGAACCCCGGCCGCCGCGACCTGACCGCGCTGGCCGCCTCCGAGCGGTTCGTGGGCGCCCTCGCCGAGGGCCTGGTCTCGCACTTCCAGCGGCACGCCGGGCAGAAGGCGGTCGACGCGGAGGCGCTGGGCGCCGCCGTCGCCGTGCCCGGCCTGCGCACCGCGCTGCGGCACTGGCTCACCGAGCGCGCCGCGCGGGTCACCGCCACCGGCCTGCCCGACCTCGAACGGCACCTCTCCCGGCTGGCCGTGGTGCGGCTGCCCGAGGCGTTCGCCGACGTGCCCGAGGCGGCCGAGGCGATCGCCCGCACCGACGTGGCCGCCGCCGTGCACCGGACGCTGCGCGCCGGCCTGTTCGACGAGGTGGGCTGGCCCGCCCTCGACGAGGCGGTCGCCCGGCTCGACGGCACGAAGGGCAGGAACGCCACGCTGTCCGTGCGCGGCGAGGGCTGGCCCGCGCTCGTGCTGCGCGCCGGGGAGGACGTCGTCGTGGTCGGCCCGGACGGCGTGCTCGCCGAGCACGTCCTGCGCGTCCCGGCCGACGCCCGCGCCCGGTGGGGCTACGAGCCGACCGCGTACTGGTTCGACGGCGTCCTGCTGGTGCGCTGGCACGGCCCCGAGGGCGAGCTGGCCTACTGGAGCGACGCACCCGACCGGATCTTCGCCCCCACCGGCACGAGGTACCACTACACCCGCGAGGTGTCCTTCGCGTCGATCGCGATGCCCGACGGCGCCCGCTTCACCGGGCGGCGGGTCGTGCACCCCGGCGACACGGGCATCCCGGTCGGCCAGGCGGCCTTCGGCGACGGCGTGAACCTGTGGACCCTGGAGCACGACGACCGGTGGCGGTGGCGCGAGGTCGCCCCCGCGACGGGCGAGCTGGGTCGCGCCGGCCTGCCGCGGTTCCTGGAGGACTTCGCGCTCGACGGCGCGTCCCTGGAACTCGACCGCTGCGACCTGAGACCGGCGGTGCCCGCCACCGCCGACAGCCTCCTGGGCACGGCCGACGGCCTGCACGGCTGGCGGGTGCGCCGCGAGGCCGACCGGTCGTGGACCGGCGAGGGGATCGACGGGCGCCGCGTGCGCCTGCCCGCCGACGCGCCGTGCCCGATCGGTGTGCTGCGCCTGCCCGGCGCGGACCTGCCGCTGGGCGAGGCGGGCGAGGAGGTCGTGCTGCTCGCCGAGGACGGCACCGAGCTGGGCCGGGTCACCGCGGGCGGGCACCGCCCCCGGTACGCGGCCGGCACCCCGGTCGTGCCGCCCGGCCCCTGGTGGCACCTGCTGCGCCCGCGCGACGAGGCCGGTTCCGCCGCGCTGCGCGCCGTGACCAGGCAGGCCGTGGACGACCTGCTCGCCGTCGCCCTCGCCGGGGAGAGCGGCCGGCGCACCGTCCGCGCCCGGCTGGACCTGCTGGCCCGCGGCGAGCGCGACGAGCTGTGCGACGCCGTGGTCGCGGCGCTGCCCGGCATCACCGACCAGGCCCTGGTCCTGGGCGTGGCGGACGTGGTGCACCGCGCCGCCGACGTGCTGCGCTCCTACCGCGGCTACGCCGAGGTCGCCGAGGCGGCCCGCGAGGTCGGCCCCCGGCTCGCCCCGACCGGTCCGGCGGTCACCGCGCAGGACGTCGAGGACGCGCTGGACTGGTTCGCCGGCCGCCACTCGTACCGGTCGCCCAACCCCGTGCCCACGACCCTGCCGCGGCTGATCACCGCGCTCGGCGAGGCCGCCGCCCGGACCGAGGCCGGGCCGCTGCCCGAGAGCCAGAGCTCCACCTGGTTCCGGGCGCTGCCGAACCTGGCCGCCCTGCTCCACCGCGCCGCCTCGCCGCTCACGCCGGACGAGGAGCGCGACGCGCTGGTGCTGGTGCTGCGCTGCCTGGCCGACAGCGGCCTGGCCGACGGGCACTGGCGCGAGGTCGGCGTGCTCGTGCCACCGGGCCAGGGCGCGGTGCAGCACCGGGTGCTCCCGGTGGGCGACGGGTTCCTCGCCCTGTTCACCACCTCCTGGACCTCCGACCCCGGCACCCGGCTCGACGGCCTCCAGTTCACCCGCACCCCGGGCCGCTACGAGCTGCCGCGCGACTGGCGGCTCACGCACGCCCACGAGCCGGGCACCCCGCTCGGCGCCGGGCGCGTCCACCGCTTCCTCGACGCGCTGGCCGAGCGCGGCCCCGCGCCGTGGCGCCCGGAGGCGGTGCCCGCCCTGGCCGAGGCCGCCGGCCTGGGCACCGCCGAGGCGACCGTGCTGCTGGCCGGGATGCCCGGCGTCACCGGCTGGGAGGCCAACTACCTCGACCCCGACCACCGGCGGCTGCTCGGCCTGTCCGCGGCGGCCGCGAAGGCGGCCAAGGCGCGGCTGCGGTCGCTCGACACCCCCTACCGCCACCGGCTGCTGGCCGCCGCCGTGCCCGCCGACCCGGTGGAGCTGTGGACGCGCGGCCCGGACGTGGCCGCGGTGGCGGAGGTGTGGACCGCCCGGCACGGCCGCCTGGTGCCCGTGCCGGACGACGTGCTGGAGGACGCGGTCAGGCAGCTCGGCGTGCCGCGCCCCGCCGAGTACGTCACCGGCGTGGTCAACCCCGACCTGGTGCCCTGGCTGACCACCGACGCGAACCTGCGCCTCGACGGCACCGAGCTGGTCGGGGCGGACGGCGAGGCGTTCGACCGCGCGGCGATGTGGATCGTGCCGCAGGTGCTGCTGTGGCTCGCGCAGCGGCTCCCGGCCGGCTCACCGCTGCGCGCGCGGCTGCCCGAGGCCCTGGCGCAGGTGCGGCGGCGCGTGGCCCACCCCGGGTTCGCGGTCGAGCTGAACGGGTGGACCCCCGCCGCGGACGTGCGCGCGCTGCTCGGCATCGACGCGCCGCCGACCGGCACCGCCCACCGGCACCGCGACTGGCTCGACGTGATCACCGTGCAGCACGACTACTGCCGGTTCGTGGTGCGGCCCGGCCTGGTCGGGCCGCGGGACCGCCCGCTGCTGGAGCTGCTCGCCGAGGTCGCGCACGGCGACGACGTGCTGCGGGCGCTGGACCTGCTCGCCGACGACGGCCTCACCGCCGCCTGCGCCGCCGGCGCGCCCGAGGGCGTCGACCCGGCCGCCTACCACCAGGACCCGACCACGTCGGCGCCGCACCTGGTGGCCGAGGTGGCCGGGCGGTTCGACCTGCCCGAGGACGCCGCCGTGCTCTACCTCCAGCTGCTGGCGCTGCCCGACCCGACCGACGCGAACGTGGCCCGCTGGACCGGGTGGAAGCCCGCCCGGCTGCGCGCCGCCCGCACCGCGCTGGCGGGCACCGACCTGGTGCTGACCGCCAAGCGCGCCCGCGCCGGCCGCTCGCTGTTCCTGCCCGGCGGGTGGCTGGCGCTGACAGCTCCCCACCTGCCGCTGGAGGCGTGGAAGGCCCCGATGTTCGGCTACACCGGGGACCCGAGGGCCGCCATCGTGCCCCGCGAACCCGTCGCCGACCTGTTCGCCCGCGCGTGGCGGCGCGTGCTCGACGGCGACGCGCCCGCCTACGAGGAGCTCAAGACCGGAGGACGCAGGTGACCGCACCCAGGCAGGTCGACCCGGCCGAGGACGCCCACCGCGAGGAGCTGGCGTTCCTGGCCGCCCACGACGACGGCCCCCGGCCGCCGGGCTGGCGGCTCACCCCGCGGGCCGCGGTCACCTTCGTGCTCGGCAGCGACGGCCCGCTGGCGCTGCCGGAACCGGTGCCGGGGCTGCCCGCGCGCCTGGCGATCAGCCCGAAGTTCGTCGGCGAGCGGGCCCTGGTGGAACGGGCCGTGGTCACCCTCGCCGGCGAGCGCGGCCTGCTGCTGGTCGGCGAACCGGGCACGGCCAAGTCGATGCTGTCGGAGCTGCTGGCGGCCGCCGTGTCGGGCAGCAGCCAACTGGTCGTCCAGGGCACCGCGGGCACCACCGAGGACCAGCTCCGCTACGGCTGGAACTACGCGCTGCTGCTGGCCGAGGGCCCGAGCCCGCGGGCGCTGGTGCCCTCGCCGGTGCTCACCGCCATGCGCACCGGTGCCGTGGTGCGCGTCGAGGAGGTCACCCGCTGCCTGCCCGAGGTGCAGGACGCGCTGGTGTCGATCCTGTCCGACCGGCGCATCGCCGTGCCCGAGCTGTCCGGCACCGACGCCGCCACCGTGCACGCCGCGCCCGGCTTCACCGTGATCGCCACGGCGAACCTGCGGGACCGGGGCGTGTCGGAGATGTCGGCCGCGCTCAAGCGGCGGTTCAACTTCGAGGCGGTCGGCCCGATCGGCGACCTGGCCGCCGAGACGGCGCTGGTGCGCAGGCAGGCGAGCAGTGCCCTGGAACGGGTCGGCGCGCCGTTCGCCGTGGACGACGTGGTGCTGGAGGTGCTGGTCACCGCGTTCCGGGACCTGCGCAACGGGGTGTCCGAGGAGGGGTGGTCGGTCGAGCGGCCCTCCACCGTGATGAGCACGGCCGAGGCGGTGTCGGTGGCGACCTCGCTGGGCTTGGCCGACGCGTACTTCCCCGGCGACCGCGACCCGCTGTCGCTGCTGCCGGGGCACCTGCTGGGCGTGGTGCGCAAGGACGACCCCGGCGACTCGGCCCGGCTGCTCGGGTACTGGGATGGTGCGGTGCGCCGCCGGGCCGAGCAGGGCGCCCGCACCTGGCGGCGGCTGTGGGAACTGCGCGATGTCCTCGACGCCTGAGGGGACCGGTCTGCCGTCGAACGACCGCGAGCCGCCGGCCCCCGCACCCGCCAACCACCGGGAGCGGTTGACCGTCGCGGAACTCGACCGGTTGGTCGGGCACCGCGACCCGTTCCTCATCGGGGTGCGGCACCACTCGCCCGCGCTGGCGGCGGCGGTGCCCGCCCTG
This portion of the Saccharothrix syringae genome encodes:
- a CDS encoding putative glycoside hydrolase → MTLPKRNERARRRFARRGRTRTTLALIAAVVTAAALVTPTAAAIPDPAAAPVGGGRVQSFWLHWNNTAVSDATLAREAQRRGYVVLNAWEGDLAARFKAANPAIRVFVYKDLSSTRSYACHNGVDDAHLPAGIGFCAAERDHPEWFLLDPQGHRFEYSGYSGHWQMDVGNTAYQDAWAKNVIASARAGGFDGVFMDNALFPCDAYHEGVCPAKYPTDAAIQDAYESMLANTRDDFVAAGLKTVANLANARLHAGAWDAYTEHLDGGFDEWWLTFGDGDLLSEYPEGWSRQVAEIASNEARGKMTWVQPHFSAGAERPYRYALASYLLAAGGRSAIAEIDRTDGYGDASPWHAEYDWDLGAPIGAYRAVARNVYQRDFACGTVVVNANRTDTAAVTVRVDGTHTDERGSSVTSVALRGTSGSILRKRC
- a CDS encoding DUF4132 domain-containing protein, producing MGWLDAASGYQVRLGENGRVQCRNGKGKLLSSVPASLKDDPRVVQLRQLAEWLARHEAECLSTVDQWMVRSLPVPTALLAEVWADAAWASALRDLVVIAADEVGFLRDADPERGLGLVNLDGDTVRLRPDTVRVPHPVLLDDLGELREFGAELGVEQKVQQLFRQTFARPAEPAAGTSVGDYRGGRFEQLNHALGRCRSLGYPVRGGDAVYAAFEGGRVVEARYWLGSDYPEGETWTGDLRWVLEDGTALPLADVGPVAWSEGMRMASAIHAGRVVEEAAVA
- a CDS encoding ATP-binding protein, giving the protein MTAPRQVDPAEDAHREELAFLAAHDDGPRPPGWRLTPRAAVTFVLGSDGPLALPEPVPGLPARLAISPKFVGERALVERAVVTLAGERGLLLVGEPGTAKSMLSELLAAAVSGSSQLVVQGTAGTTEDQLRYGWNYALLLAEGPSPRALVPSPVLTAMRTGAVVRVEEVTRCLPEVQDALVSILSDRRIAVPELSGTDAATVHAAPGFTVIATANLRDRGVSEMSAALKRRFNFEAVGPIGDLAAETALVRRQASSALERVGAPFAVDDVVLEVLVTAFRDLRNGVSEEGWSVERPSTVMSTAEAVSVATSLGLADAYFPGDRDPLSLLPGHLLGVVRKDDPGDSARLLGYWDGAVRRRAEQGARTWRRLWELRDVLDA